One Halovivax ruber XH-70 genomic region harbors:
- a CDS encoding helix-turn-helix domain-containing protein, whose translation MHSSTSSLTALAVGLVLLCGLTVGGASATTGGQATFVDNTTEELTEPSEELDESTEDLVNSSETLLDDTETTVDASEELNETADQLNESADEVTSGADSGTELLEDTNSTDEDGSLDGGMDLDGTLTEVESVLSLETRSNESVIAVRLDTALGQTNSSVTVELGSQSTADDGSESTDDETDRSEAMVPPASDSGNVVDAGLVGLLGGLSLLGGVGTGSGAGAGGAGAAGATSSLFGQTVGSVLRLLGGVSGLAGKLPLSLLRYSRYDDSDPLEHETRRAIFDSIEGEPGRYLTALESAHDVSLSTIRHHLSVLEDEGLVEARKQGGKRRYYPAQTDGVELAAALDEPAKVDILTTLEAVGEAHNGRLADELGLDPSTVSHHVSTLESDGLIERRRDGRTIINTLAPNVENALGDRAETDRTTTHRPVRVPSDD comes from the coding sequence ATGCACTCGTCCACGTCGTCACTCACCGCCCTCGCCGTCGGGCTGGTGCTCCTGTGCGGGCTCACCGTCGGGGGCGCGAGCGCCACGACAGGCGGACAGGCGACCTTCGTGGACAACACCACCGAGGAACTGACAGAACCATCCGAAGAGCTAGACGAATCCACGGAGGACCTCGTCAACTCCTCCGAGACCCTCCTCGACGACACCGAGACCACGGTGGACGCGTCCGAGGAACTGAACGAGACAGCCGACCAGTTGAACGAATCGGCAGACGAAGTGACGAGCGGCGCCGACTCCGGGACGGAGCTACTCGAGGACACCAACTCGACCGACGAAGACGGCAGCCTCGATGGCGGGATGGATCTCGATGGGACACTCACAGAGGTCGAGTCGGTTCTCTCCCTCGAAACACGGTCGAACGAGTCGGTGATCGCTGTCCGACTCGACACTGCACTCGGCCAGACGAATTCGTCAGTTACCGTCGAACTCGGTTCCCAATCCACGGCCGACGACGGATCGGAATCGACCGACGACGAGACGGATCGTTCCGAGGCGATGGTCCCACCCGCGAGCGACTCGGGTAATGTCGTCGACGCAGGCCTGGTCGGCCTGCTCGGCGGTCTTTCGCTCCTCGGCGGAGTCGGGACGGGAAGTGGCGCGGGCGCTGGCGGGGCAGGGGCGGCTGGGGCGACGAGTTCGCTCTTCGGACAGACCGTCGGGTCGGTGCTTCGGCTTCTCGGCGGTGTTTCAGGCCTGGCAGGCAAACTCCCGCTCAGTCTCCTTCGATACAGCCGCTACGACGACTCCGATCCGCTGGAACACGAGACCCGCCGTGCCATCTTCGACTCGATCGAGGGTGAGCCCGGTCGCTACCTCACGGCCCTCGAATCAGCCCACGACGTCTCGCTGTCGACCATCCGCCACCACCTCTCCGTGCTCGAAGACGAGGGACTCGTCGAGGCAAGAAAACAAGGTGGAAAACGCCGGTACTATCCCGCCCAGACCGACGGTGTCGAACTCGCCGCAGCCCTGGACGAACCGGCGAAGGTCGACATCCTGACGACGCTCGAAGCGGTTGGCGAGGCCCACAACGGCCGGCTCGCCGACGAGCTCGGGCTCGATCCGAGTACCGTTTCTCACCACGTCTCGACACTCGAATCGGACGGCCTGATCGAACGGCGACGCGACGGCCGCACGATCATCAATACGCTCGCACCGAACGTCGAGAACGCCCTCGGCGATCGAGCCGAAACCGATCGGACGACGACGCACCGCCCGGTTCGCGTCCCCAGTGACGACTGA
- a CDS encoding CHY zinc finger protein, protein MKSVHGVPVYGVDLDAETRCAHYDSDRDVVALRFGCCDSYYACHACHEAVTDHEAQVWPRSRFDEAAVLCGVCGATLTPEAYFDAANRCPACDAAFNPGCRAHRDRYFETE, encoded by the coding sequence GTGAAATCAGTTCACGGCGTCCCAGTCTACGGCGTCGATCTCGACGCCGAGACCCGGTGTGCCCACTACGATAGCGATCGGGACGTCGTCGCCCTTCGGTTTGGCTGCTGTGACTCGTACTACGCCTGCCACGCGTGCCACGAGGCGGTTACCGACCACGAGGCGCAGGTGTGGCCCCGGTCCCGGTTCGACGAAGCGGCGGTGCTGTGTGGTGTGTGCGGCGCTACGCTGACTCCGGAGGCGTACTTCGACGCTGCCAATCGCTGCCCGGCGTGCGACGCGGCGTTCAATCCGGGCTGTCGGGCCCACCGCGACCGCTACTTCGAAACGGAGTGA
- the gvpO gene encoding gas vesicle protein GvpO, halophile-type, with translation MAQTATSDGQCIALTADGERCSRTAGSGDYCYQHDESDSTVSNAETASEDESSETDQSSGDAVDEPEPELDEIEVTAEEADEQIEGLLSIRQTVKSSAGDLVGHPFDGVSEITAAEEGWNAVVEVIERKAVPDTQDVIGRYRIDLDENGTVQGYRRLDRYRRGDTTAFDPVQ, from the coding sequence ATGGCACAGACGGCGACCTCCGACGGTCAGTGTATCGCCCTCACCGCGGACGGTGAGCGCTGTTCACGGACCGCTGGTTCGGGCGACTACTGCTATCAACACGACGAGAGTGATTCAACCGTGAGTAACGCCGAGACAGCTTCCGAGGACGAATCGAGCGAGACAGACCAGTCGAGTGGTGACGCAGTCGACGAGCCCGAACCGGAACTGGACGAAATCGAGGTGACAGCGGAGGAGGCCGACGAGCAGATCGAGGGGCTCCTCTCGATTCGCCAGACCGTCAAATCGTCGGCCGGAGACCTCGTCGGCCATCCGTTCGACGGCGTCTCCGAGATAACGGCCGCCGAGGAGGGCTGGAACGCCGTCGTCGAGGTGATCGAACGCAAAGCAGTCCCCGACACACAGGACGTCATCGGCCGGTATCGGATCGATCTCGACGAGAACGGCACGGTACAGGGCTACCGTCGACTCGACCGATATCGGCGAGGGGACACCACCGCGTTCGACCCCGTCCAGTAA
- the gvpA gene encoding gas vesicle protein GvpA → MTSPQRRPDSSSLAEVLDRILDKGVVIDVWARVSVVGIELLTVEARVVVASVDTFLHYAHEIAKIERAVSDGELEDLEELEIERRPESSPMSTAETS, encoded by the coding sequence ATGACATCACCACAACGCCGGCCAGATTCCTCGAGCCTCGCGGAGGTTCTCGACCGGATCCTCGACAAGGGCGTCGTCATCGACGTCTGGGCGAGAGTCTCCGTCGTCGGCATCGAACTCCTCACCGTCGAGGCGAGGGTCGTCGTGGCCTCCGTCGATACGTTCTTGCACTACGCCCACGAGATCGCCAAGATCGAACGGGCCGTCTCTGACGGTGAACTCGAGGACTTGGAGGAACTCGAGATCGAGCGCCGGCCGGAGTCCTCGCCGATGTCGACGGCTGAAACATCGTGA
- a CDS encoding GvpL/GvpF family gas vesicle protein: MSRPYAYGVVDVEETIELSVDGVGDGDTVYPIADRSIAALASDIESAEPERSDENVRRHDEVLRAVMTADGGRTVVPMRYGMVFRDEETLKNVLSGARDAFEDALRTVEGAEELGVSVVTPPSGSVDEAAITATVEDELEPLAREVVNNRLFSDRLVCNRSFLVDRDDRDAFDEAVGRLEERHDGAIVRYTGPYAPYSFVDVKIGAQQ, encoded by the coding sequence ATGAGCCGACCGTACGCGTACGGCGTCGTCGACGTCGAAGAGACCATCGAGCTCTCGGTCGACGGCGTCGGCGACGGCGACACCGTCTATCCGATCGCCGATCGATCGATCGCTGCCCTCGCCTCAGACATCGAGTCAGCCGAACCCGAACGGTCGGACGAGAACGTCCGCCGCCACGACGAGGTCTTAAGAGCGGTGATGACGGCCGACGGGGGCCGAACCGTCGTCCCGATGCGCTACGGGATGGTGTTCCGCGACGAAGAAACGCTGAAGAACGTCCTCTCCGGCGCCCGCGACGCGTTCGAAGACGCACTCCGAACCGTCGAGGGTGCCGAGGAACTCGGCGTCTCCGTCGTCACGCCACCGTCCGGGTCGGTAGACGAGGCGGCGATCACGGCGACCGTCGAGGACGAACTCGAACCGCTCGCCCGTGAGGTCGTCAACAACCGGCTGTTCAGCGATCGACTCGTCTGTAATCGATCGTTCCTCGTCGATCGCGACGACAGAGATGCCTTCGACGAAGCGGTGGGGCGCCTCGAGGAGCGTCACGACGGCGCGATCGTCCGCTATACCGGACCGTACGCTCCCTACAGCTTCGTCGATGTAAAAATCGGAGCCCAGCAATGA
- the gvpG gene encoding gas vesicle protein GvpG, with the protein MIVIDDLLFRPIVGLANTLRTTALDELYDVEEIQDELSENRLLYELGERSREEYEETRDQLEADLEVAEEVHEWLSSGRVEVKR; encoded by the coding sequence ATGATCGTCATCGACGACCTGCTGTTCCGACCGATCGTCGGCCTCGCGAACACCCTTCGAACCACGGCGCTCGACGAACTGTACGACGTCGAGGAGATTCAGGACGAACTCTCGGAGAATCGACTGCTCTACGAGCTGGGTGAACGCTCACGCGAGGAGTACGAAGAAACCCGAGACCAACTGGAGGCAGATCTGGAGGTCGCAGAGGAGGTTCACGAGTGGCTCTCGAGCGGGCGCGTGGAGGTGAAACGGTGA
- the gvpJ gene encoding gas vesicle protein GvpJ, with amino-acid sequence MTDFQPSRQQADLADVLELLLDKGIVINADIAVSIGDTELLGVQLRAAIASFETAAKYGLAFPEGTDMDRLAAAVDEPELAESDRPRIPIDATRGVNVTDEDGRIQSDRSTADREHTPDEFEDDDTSTDEEAESDREPATEDDA; translated from the coding sequence ATGACCGACTTCCAACCCAGTCGCCAGCAGGCGGACCTGGCCGACGTCCTCGAACTGCTGCTCGACAAGGGCATCGTCATCAACGCCGACATCGCCGTCTCGATCGGCGATACGGAACTCCTCGGCGTGCAGTTGCGGGCAGCCATCGCCTCGTTCGAGACGGCGGCGAAGTACGGCCTCGCCTTCCCGGAAGGCACGGACATGGACCGACTCGCAGCCGCCGTCGACGAACCCGAGTTAGCAGAGAGCGACCGCCCGCGCATTCCGATCGACGCGACCCGCGGCGTCAACGTCACGGACGAGGACGGTCGGATCCAGAGCGACCGTTCCACAGCCGATCGGGAGCATACGCCCGACGAGTTCGAAGACGATGACACGTCGACGGACGAGGAGGCCGAGTCAGATCGTGAACCAGCCACGGAGGACGACGCATGA
- a CDS encoding gas vesicle protein K codes for MTTIDVDGESAADGLLTLVLAVVEILVDALEREAIRRMESGRLTDEEVDRLGQQLAAIETQIEEIEADHELEDDVANLRGDLDNLVRDAIERLGEADGDDRSVADQFLAGDRP; via the coding sequence ATGACGACGATCGACGTCGACGGCGAGTCGGCCGCCGACGGGCTCCTGACGCTCGTGCTCGCGGTCGTCGAGATTCTGGTCGACGCACTCGAGCGCGAAGCGATCAGGCGGATGGAGTCAGGCCGCCTGACCGACGAGGAGGTCGACCGACTCGGCCAGCAGCTGGCCGCGATCGAAACGCAGATCGAGGAGATCGAAGCCGATCACGAACTGGAAGACGACGTGGCGAACCTCCGGGGCGATCTGGACAACCTCGTGCGAGACGCGATCGAGCGCCTCGGTGAGGCGGACGGAGACGACCGAAGCGTCGCGGATCAGTTTCTCGCTGGTGATCGACCGTGA
- the gvpL gene encoding gas vesicle protein GvpL, producing MTDEDRRATTTAASDHGLDEGRYLYCVVDLRGSDAGRERDAERDVAAFDVAGVDDEPVSIVTSTGERWDSGQTPERVEAGIGAVVHDCDELYDAADPRLLKRWLVQHQRVVDEATAQFDTPIPFQFDTILRGGDAGVGSWLESESETLRRALETVAGLCEYRIVVGRTEPIPTTAIVTEDDELAALESRIDAASEGTAHLLKKQYERQLDSRRRERDRQLVAGLEERLEPLVATLQPLDRRPSVSLADVSSTTKAAGGEESGTADGATDESAKGDEVTDDGEPVCRYAILAADDAIDEVGSLLDSVADRDGITVRFTGPWPPYSFVPAFDEDSDEPPRQTEVP from the coding sequence GTGACCGACGAGGATCGTCGCGCAACGACCACAGCCGCGTCCGATCACGGGCTCGACGAGGGCAGATACCTGTACTGCGTAGTGGATCTCCGCGGAAGCGACGCCGGACGTGAACGCGACGCCGAACGCGACGTTGCAGCGTTCGACGTGGCGGGAGTCGACGACGAACCGGTCTCGATCGTCACCAGCACGGGAGAACGGTGGGATAGCGGCCAGACTCCGGAGCGCGTGGAAGCAGGCATCGGTGCGGTCGTCCACGACTGCGACGAACTCTACGACGCGGCGGATCCACGGCTACTCAAGCGGTGGCTCGTGCAGCATCAGCGCGTCGTCGACGAAGCCACCGCGCAATTCGACACGCCGATCCCGTTTCAGTTCGACACCATCCTCCGCGGTGGTGACGCCGGTGTCGGTTCGTGGCTCGAATCGGAGTCCGAGACGCTTCGTCGGGCGCTCGAGACAGTCGCTGGACTGTGTGAGTACCGAATCGTCGTCGGTCGAACCGAACCGATACCGACGACAGCGATCGTCACCGAAGACGACGAACTCGCAGCCCTCGAATCGCGAATCGACGCCGCCAGCGAGGGAACGGCTCACCTCCTCAAAAAACAGTACGAGCGGCAACTGGACAGCCGCCGGCGGGAACGAGACCGGCAGCTCGTGGCCGGGCTCGAAGAACGCCTCGAACCGCTGGTAGCGACGTTGCAACCCCTCGATCGACGACCTTCGGTCTCGCTCGCAGACGTCTCGAGCACGACGAAGGCGGCGGGTGGCGAGGAGAGTGGGACGGCGGATGGTGCCACCGACGAGAGCGCGAAAGGGGACGAGGTCACTGACGACGGCGAACCGGTCTGTCGGTACGCGATCCTCGCGGCCGACGACGCGATCGACGAGGTCGGCTCGCTGCTCGACTCGGTCGCCGACCGCGACGGTATCACCGTCCGGTTTACGGGCCCCTGGCCCCCGTACTCCTTCGTTCCAGCGTTCGACGAGGATTCGGACGAGCCCCCACGACAGACGGAGGTGCCCTAG
- the gvpM gene encoding gas vesicle protein GvpM: MEPTTDEALVDLVDVLLRDGAVLRADVIVTVADVPLIGISLSAAIAGMETMNEYGMFTEWDGSMRANAIARRQYAEDGRPRHRAIPSRERVRPSGGDKPDVETGDRPKVDTGIETGGDSTRGETK, translated from the coding sequence GTGGAACCGACGACCGACGAGGCGCTCGTGGATCTGGTCGACGTGCTGTTGCGCGACGGCGCCGTCCTCAGAGCCGACGTGATCGTCACCGTCGCGGACGTCCCGCTGATCGGTATCAGTCTGTCCGCAGCGATCGCCGGGATGGAGACGATGAACGAGTACGGCATGTTCACGGAGTGGGACGGATCGATGCGGGCGAACGCCATCGCTCGACGCCAGTACGCCGAGGACGGCCGACCGCGACACCGAGCGATCCCCAGCCGAGAACGGGTGAGACCGAGCGGAGGCGATAAACCGGACGTCGAGACGGGCGACAGACCGAAGGTCGACACGGGTATCGAAACAGGCGGCGACTCGACGCGAGGGGAAACGAAATAA
- a CDS encoding MutS domain V: MRLEEYWGVGPKTRERLVDTLGADRAATAIERGDVRALTDAGLTRGRATHILRRATGNDGMETLATADAREAYKDVLDLVVEHALTERAADRIRILTPLIDPAAMESRLDDVEQAREVWAGLSDDDQRAVLAAYDTYDDRDGTELAAVETAITLAELGVDDGPFEPVSSLDPEALADATTALEASAGDRIQGDVDAELDSLRTALDSLEGLDADTLVSELRDGGVTDVDRFREALEDRLLTETDLTIDRIREAMATDAADAADFVAQTLRQLRISVQSATDEREEAVITDVESTVERHREAIDDAVTAVDEIALSLSLARFADAYDCTRPTFATADDAAISVVEARNLRLAAEADESVQAITYALGTHDVESGPDAAGTPGDERVSVLTGANSGGKTTLLETLCQVTVLASMGLPVPAARAEVTPVDSLVFHRRHASFNAGVLESTLRSIVPPLTDDGKTLMLVDEFEAITEPGRAADLLLGLVTLAVDRDALGVFVTHLAEDLDPLPDAARVDGIFAEGLNPELELRVDYQPRFDTLGRSTPEFIVSRLVANADDRTERVGFETLAEAVGQEIVQRTLADARWTDGSSSTVGE, from the coding sequence ATGCGACTGGAGGAGTACTGGGGAGTCGGTCCGAAGACGCGAGAGCGACTCGTCGACACACTCGGTGCCGATCGAGCGGCGACGGCGATCGAACGAGGTGACGTTCGGGCGCTCACCGACGCCGGCCTCACGCGTGGGCGCGCGACACATATCCTTCGCCGGGCCACGGGCAACGACGGCATGGAGACGTTAGCGACGGCCGACGCCCGGGAAGCGTACAAGGACGTCCTCGATCTGGTCGTCGAACACGCGCTGACCGAACGCGCCGCGGATCGGATCCGAATTCTCACACCACTAATCGATCCGGCGGCGATGGAATCGCGGCTCGACGACGTCGAGCAGGCCCGCGAGGTCTGGGCCGGGCTCTCCGACGACGACCAGCGCGCAGTGCTGGCCGCGTACGACACCTACGACGACCGCGACGGGACGGAACTCGCTGCCGTCGAGACGGCCATCACCCTCGCCGAGCTCGGCGTCGACGACGGCCCCTTCGAACCCGTGTCGTCGCTCGATCCCGAGGCACTCGCCGATGCAACGACCGCGCTGGAAGCCAGTGCCGGTGACCGGATTCAGGGCGACGTCGACGCGGAGCTCGACTCGTTGCGGACGGCACTCGATTCGCTCGAGGGGCTGGACGCCGACACGCTCGTCTCGGAGTTGCGCGACGGCGGCGTGACAGACGTCGATCGGTTCCGCGAGGCGCTCGAAGATCGATTGCTGACCGAAACCGATCTCACCATCGACCGCATCCGAGAGGCGATGGCGACGGACGCGGCCGACGCCGCGGACTTCGTCGCCCAGACGCTCAGACAACTACGCATCTCCGTGCAATCGGCGACCGACGAACGGGAAGAGGCGGTGATCACGGACGTCGAATCGACCGTCGAACGCCACCGCGAGGCCATCGACGACGCCGTCACGGCGGTCGACGAGATCGCGCTCTCGCTCTCTCTGGCCAGGTTCGCCGACGCGTACGACTGTACGCGACCGACGTTCGCGACCGCCGACGACGCGGCGATTTCCGTCGTCGAGGCGCGGAACCTCAGACTCGCCGCGGAGGCAGACGAGTCGGTGCAGGCGATCACGTACGCGCTGGGCACCCATGACGTCGAGTCCGGCCCAGATGCGGCCGGCACCCCCGGCGACGAGCGCGTCAGCGTCCTGACCGGCGCGAACAGCGGCGGGAAGACGACCCTCCTCGAGACGCTCTGTCAGGTGACCGTCCTGGCGAGTATGGGGCTCCCCGTCCCGGCAGCGCGAGCCGAGGTGACGCCCGTCGACTCGCTCGTCTTCCACCGGCGCCACGCGAGTTTCAACGCTGGCGTCCTCGAATCGACGCTCAGATCGATCGTCCCACCGCTGACCGACGACGGCAAGACGCTCATGCTCGTCGACGAGTTCGAAGCGATCACGGAACCCGGTCGGGCCGCCGACCTGCTCCTCGGGCTGGTGACCCTGGCCGTCGACCGCGACGCGCTCGGCGTCTTCGTGACCCACCTCGCCGAAGACCTGGATCCGCTCCCCGACGCGGCACGCGTGGACGGCATCTTCGCCGAAGGGTTGAACCCGGAACTCGAACTGCGCGTCGACTACCAGCCCCGGTTCGACACGCTCGGGCGGTCGACGCCGGAGTTCATCGTCTCCCGACTGGTTGCCAACGCCGACGACCGTACCGAACGCGTCGGCTTCGAGACCCTCGCCGAGGCCGTCGGCCAGGAGATCGTCCAGCGAACACTCGCCGACGCACGGTGGACCGACGGGAGTTCGTCGACGGTCGGCGAGTAG
- a CDS encoding HAD family hydrolase, protein MRYDALVFDNDGVLTTPTELTVLERAMATAFERVGVAEPPAAHVETLIGPTVDGLQSVARTHQVDPHDLWAAREEAAIDAQLEAIRAGEKRLYDDVSTITDLSVPRAIVSNNQHETIGNIVEHFELDGFDPWIGREPTLEGIRRKKPRPYYIEQAVEALDASNPLYVGDSHKDITAAHAAGIDAAFVRRPHREGYQLETDPTHELSSLDRLASLVSSE, encoded by the coding sequence ATGCGATACGACGCCCTCGTGTTCGACAACGACGGGGTTCTCACCACGCCGACTGAGCTGACGGTGCTGGAACGGGCGATGGCGACCGCGTTCGAGCGCGTCGGTGTCGCGGAGCCACCAGCCGCACACGTCGAGACGCTGATCGGGCCGACCGTCGACGGCCTGCAGTCGGTTGCGCGGACCCACCAGGTCGATCCCCACGACCTGTGGGCCGCTCGCGAGGAGGCGGCGATCGACGCCCAGCTCGAGGCGATCCGGGCGGGCGAGAAACGCCTGTACGACGACGTGTCGACGATCACCGACCTGTCGGTGCCGCGTGCAATCGTCAGCAACAACCAGCACGAGACGATCGGCAACATCGTCGAACACTTCGAACTCGACGGGTTCGATCCGTGGATCGGTCGCGAGCCCACGCTCGAGGGGATCCGCCGCAAGAAACCGCGACCGTACTACATCGAACAGGCCGTCGAGGCCCTGGACGCATCGAACCCACTGTACGTCGGAGACAGTCACAAAGACATCACCGCCGCCCACGCCGCTGGCATCGACGCGGCGTTCGTCCGGCGTCCCCACCGCGAGGGCTACCAACTCGAAACCGACCCGACCCACGAACTGTCGTCGCTCGACAGGCTCGCGTCGCTCGTGTCCAGCGAGTGA
- a CDS encoding helix-turn-helix domain-containing protein has protein sequence MIEECLVVEFRVTGDGCPLAEASAAVEAPIDAAPPLDRANGTTLLRFSTPDGEVGEVLDADDRIRYLHRTSGEQGTTFRCVSTERCVVHRLIDRGFLVESIRYRDGSERHVGAVVGQTVLQDVLETAGETVGVQLVRLTPLGEDDDSPIVSRWNLTAGQAEALETAHEMGYFEVPRRNDAAAVAAELGVSKSAFLERLRRAEGTLLERAME, from the coding sequence ATGATCGAGGAGTGTCTCGTGGTCGAGTTCCGCGTGACGGGCGACGGGTGCCCGCTCGCGGAGGCGTCCGCGGCCGTCGAGGCACCGATCGACGCCGCCCCGCCGCTCGATCGGGCGAACGGAACGACCTTGCTGCGATTCTCGACGCCGGATGGCGAAGTCGGGGAGGTGCTCGACGCGGACGATCGAATCCGGTACCTCCACCGTACCAGCGGCGAGCAGGGGACGACGTTCCGCTGCGTCTCGACGGAACGCTGTGTGGTCCACCGCTTGATCGACCGCGGTTTTCTCGTCGAATCGATTCGCTACCGGGACGGGAGTGAGCGCCATGTCGGCGCAGTCGTGGGGCAGACGGTCCTGCAAGACGTCCTCGAAACCGCCGGTGAGACGGTCGGCGTCCAACTGGTCCGGCTCACACCACTGGGCGAAGACGACGACTCGCCGATCGTCTCGCGGTGGAACCTGACCGCGGGACAGGCCGAGGCACTCGAGACGGCCCACGAGATGGGCTACTTCGAGGTCCCCCGGCGAAACGACGCGGCCGCGGTCGCCGCCGAGCTGGGCGTCTCGAAGTCGGCGTTTCTCGAGCGGTTACGACGGGCGGAGGGGACGCTACTGGAGCGGGCGATGGAATAG
- a CDS encoding MaoC/PaaZ C-terminal domain-containing protein, which produces MPYSYEPHYFEDLEKGQTFESAARTITESDFVFHSMFTGDWTELHTNAEYSEDGPFGARIAHGPMTFIVATGLFQRTGIVERTVVAFLGMNYMDIPNPLYIDDTISGEYEVTELRELDSRDDAGYVEIDTTMTTDDGRSVFEGDMKFLFKRRDAE; this is translated from the coding sequence ATGCCCTACAGCTACGAACCGCACTACTTCGAGGATCTCGAGAAGGGCCAGACGTTCGAGAGCGCCGCCCGGACGATCACCGAGTCGGACTTCGTCTTTCACTCGATGTTCACCGGCGACTGGACCGAACTGCACACGAACGCCGAGTACTCCGAGGACGGCCCCTTCGGCGCGCGGATCGCCCACGGCCCGATGACGTTCATCGTCGCGACCGGGCTCTTCCAGCGCACCGGCATCGTCGAGCGCACGGTCGTCGCCTTCCTCGGGATGAACTACATGGACATCCCGAACCCGCTGTACATCGACGACACGATCAGCGGCGAGTACGAGGTGACCGAACTGCGCGAACTCGACAGCCGCGACGACGCCGGTTACGTCGAGATCGACACCACGATGACCACCGACGACGGTCGCTCCGTCTTCGAGGGCGACATGAAGTTCCTGTTCAAGCGCCGCGACGCAGAATAG
- a CDS encoding glutathione S-transferase family protein: MNMLVDGEWRTDAFEATDESGSFERQTTQYRDWVRDQPGATYQPEAGRYHLYVSYACPWAHRTLIARRLLGLEDAISVSVVDPFRDESGWQFTPEKDGCSPDHVHDADYLRELYVRSDPEATCRVTVPVLWDTETDSIVNNESREIMRLFETAFADLGTADRTLLPDGLEDEVDEIMDAIYEPINNGVYRAGFATEQEPYDEAIDDLFGALDRWDEHLADQRYLAGDRLTEADVAMFTTLVRFDRVYHTHFMCNVNRIVDYDNLWPYLRDVYQTPGVTETVRMDHIAEHYYTTHPDVNPHRIVARGPDLYFEAPHDRDRLTDRDPLATSP, encoded by the coding sequence ATGAACATGCTCGTCGACGGCGAGTGGCGAACCGACGCGTTCGAAGCGACGGACGAGTCGGGGTCGTTCGAGCGCCAGACGACACAGTATCGAGACTGGGTTCGAGACCAACCCGGCGCGACGTATCAGCCGGAAGCCGGTCGATACCACCTGTACGTCTCCTACGCGTGCCCGTGGGCACACCGAACGCTGATCGCGCGGCGCCTGCTCGGCCTCGAAGACGCCATCTCGGTGTCGGTCGTCGACCCGTTCCGCGACGAAAGTGGCTGGCAGTTCACCCCGGAAAAGGACGGCTGTTCGCCCGATCACGTTCACGACGCCGATTACCTAAGAGAGCTGTACGTCCGATCCGATCCCGAAGCGACCTGCCGGGTCACCGTCCCCGTCCTCTGGGACACGGAGACGGACTCCATCGTGAACAACGAGTCGCGCGAAATCATGCGACTGTTCGAGACGGCCTTCGCCGATCTCGGGACGGCCGATCGAACGCTGCTCCCGGACGGGCTCGAAGACGAGGTCGACGAGATCATGGACGCCATCTACGAACCCATCAACAACGGCGTCTACCGGGCCGGATTCGCGACCGAACAGGAACCCTACGACGAGGCGATCGACGACCTCTTCGGCGCCCTCGATCGCTGGGACGAGCACCTGGCCGACCAGCGCTACCTGGCCGGTGATCGACTGACGGAGGCCGACGTCGCAATGTTCACGACCCTCGTCCGCTTCGATCGGGTCTACCATACACACTTCATGTGCAACGTCAACCGAATCGTCGACTACGACAACCTCTGGCCGTACCTCCGGGACGTCTACCAGACGCCAGGCGTCACCGAGACAGTCCGGATGGACCACATCGCCGAACACTACTACACGACCCACCCGGACGTGAACCCACACCGGATCGTCGCCCGTGGCCCCGATCTCTACTTCGAGGCGCCACACGACCGAGATCGGCTCACCGACCGCGACCCGCTGGCCACGTCGCCGTAA